The following proteins are encoded in a genomic region of Sebastes fasciatus isolate fSebFas1 chromosome 14, fSebFas1.pri, whole genome shotgun sequence:
- the LOC141781856 gene encoding aryl hydrocarbon receptor-like isoform X2 has product MLGNTGSYANKKRKKPVLKQKKVSDGTEVVKSNPSKRHRDRLNGELDRLTDLLPFSGEVRSRLDKLSVLRLSVGYLRVKSYFKATMNTGNSSSLMFSGLNGQNGNNMDTSGFSEGDLLLQALNGFAIVVTSDGSVFYCSATIKDYLGFHQSDVVHQSVYELIHTDDRELFRQQLHFALNPSSAGADGDVVQSCVDPVMYNPEKLPPENSSFMERSFVCRFRCLLDNSSGFLALKFQGRLKYLHGQRVLNGNNNKLQLALFTIAMPVQPPTIVEIRAKMLLFQTKHKLDFSPMGVDSRGKIILGYSENELCMKGSGYQFIHAADMMYCAERHIRMIKTGETGLCVFRLLSKSSGWVWVKSNARLIFKGGRPEFIIAYQRALVNAEGEEYMRQRTLQLPFSCTTGEGLLYNTGPTVDITQFQFNKMFSNIDDMKKDVTPGSMLDSFLSQDEVAYMQTDNPLPVDQVFMDSQALVSIASDAWQDGGASAATSEPVVVKVEAKQSVMAVIDNLEKLAQDGDFCAALQNMEVGDVELKEWENALKRLSKDENQQSNVQSELDSILTNDIFDYIDSVLFKEKGEDTSPPSCLTAANDSQQDPFTQAARLSGLAEPQLFPTPSPDRTYSPMNGLYAHQQHTMNPVVAGQSLAAPMFSTQKLSHHGPLIPQADTNLPPLQQLQLQDIFSPYIELPELTVHGASAPFPSCGQAPIGHMGRPQGISAHTQSSQLLRCAQNNMQVPSMAANGQLLQSSVQRPNNIAPGVMDILPPLIPCKDFNSTSTPNIPAPFATTCLQGSGPFETHDHQVQQWPQSQQQRPPHASIVQNGHELMPACHSQTPESQSLPCAGLWPRSATGLNHALQGGLSCGQAATQSSCMFNQHFSSSPAGGDVLALSGSSGPRGADTSQDQSPPQGSCYFQWSHSESVVGTSAITQGNANISPPNVSSSEHTLNIQHYLERHRQTQDERVSAERNGMFATPARDVAMYLIE; this is encoded by the exons CGACCATGAACACTGGTAACAGCAGCAGTCTGATGTTCTCTGGATTGAACGGGCAGAATGGGAACAACATGGACACCTCAGGCTTCTCTGAGGGggacctgctgctgcag GCGCTGAACGGGTTTGCCATCGTGGTCACGTCAGACGGATCGGTGTTTTACTGCTCCGCCACCATCAAGGACTACCTTGGCTTTCATCAG TCGGATGTGGTTCACCAGAGCGTGTATGAGCTCATCCATACTGACGACCGGGAATTgttcagacagcagcttcacttcGCTCTCAACCCCTCGTCCGCTGGTGCCGATGGAGACG TCGTGCAGAGTTGTGTTGATCCAGTGATGTACAACCCTGAGAAGCTTCCCCCAGAGAACTCGTCCTTCATGGAGAGGAGCTTCGTGTGTCGCTTCCGCTGCCTCCTGGACAACTCCTCCGGCTTTCTG GCGTTGAAGTTCCAGGGGCGACTGAAGTACCTCCATGGCCAGAGGGTTTTGAATGGGAACAATAACAAACTTCAGCTGGCGCTCTTCACCATCGCTATGCCCGTCCAGCCTCCAACCATCGTGGAGATCAGAGCTAAAATGCTCCTCTTTCAAACCAAGCACAAGCTGGACTTCTCACCCATGGGCGTTGATAGCAG GGGGAAGATTATTCTGGGCTATTCAGAGAATGAACTGTGCATGAAAGGCTCCGGCTACCAATTCATCCATGCAGCTGACATGATGTACTGCGCCGAAAGACACATCCGCA TGATTAAAACAGGAGAGACCGGTCTGTGCGTGTTCAGGCTCCTGAGTAAGTCGAGTGGCTGGGTGTGGGTGAAGTCCAACGCCAGGCTGATCTTCAAAGGAGGAAGACCTGAATTCATCATCGCATATCAGAGAGCTTTAGT caACGCTGAGGGTGAGGAGTACATGCGTCAGAGGACGCTGCAGCTTCCCTTCAGCTGCACCACAGGAGAGGGCTTACTCTACAACACTGGCCCCACGGTGGACATCACACAGTTCCAGTTCAACAAAATGTTCAGCAACATTGATGACATGAAGAAGGACGTGACCCCCGGCTCTATGCTGGACAGCTTCCTGAGTCAGGACGAAGTGGCCTACATGCAGACGGACAACCCGTTACCCGTGGACCAGGTGTTCATGGACAGCCAGGCGCTGGTTAGCATCGCCAGCGACGCGTGGCAGGATGGCGGAGCTTCAGCTGCTACGAGCGAACCTGTTGTCGTGAAAGTGGAAGCCAAGCAGTCAGTGATGGCTGTGATCGACAACTTGGAGAAATTGGCTCAAGATGGCGACTTTTGCGCGGCGTTGCAGAACATGGAGGTCGGCGACGTGGAGCTGAAGGAGTGGGAAAATGCCCTCAAGAGATTAAGTAAGGATGAGAATCAGCAGAGCAACGTCCAGTCTGAGCTGGACAGCATTCTCACTAATGACATATTTGACTACATCGATAGTGTTTTGTTCAAGGAGAAGGGAGAAGACACCAGCCCTCCCAGCTGCCTCACAGCAGCCAACGACAGTCAGCAGGACCCGTTCACTCAGGCTGCCCGGCTCTCTGGACTCGCTGAGCCGCAGTTGTTTCCGACACCGAGCCCCGATCGTACTTACTCCCCAATGAACGGTCTCTACGCTCACCAGCAGCATACGATGAACCCGGTGGTTGCAGGGCAGAGCTTAGCTGCTCCGATGTTCAGCACCCAGAAACTCTCCCACCACGGCCCCCTGATTCCTCAGGCTGACACCAACCTGCCTCCTCTTCAACAGCTGCAGCTCCAGGACATTTTCAGCCCGTATATAGAGCTCCCAGAGCTCACCGTCCACGGTGCCTCGGCCCCTTTTCCATCCTGTGGGCAGGCACCTATCGGCCACATGGGCCGCCCTCAGGGGATTTCTGCACACACGCAGTCCAGCCAACTTCTGCGCTGTGCTCAGAACAATATGCAAGTTCCTTCAATGGCAGCGAACGGACAGCTGCTGCAGAGCTCTGTTCAACGACCAAACAACATAGCACCCGGCGTAATGGACATTTTGCCACCCCTGATTCCTTGCAAAGACTTTAATTCCACTAGCACACCTAATATTCCCGCTCCCTTTGCCACAACTTGTCTGCAAGGAAGCGGCCCTTTTGAAACACACGACCACCAAGTTCAGCAGTGGCCACAGAGCCAGCAGCAGAGGCCGCCTCACGCCAGCATCGTGCAGAACGGACACGAGCTGATGCCAGCGTGCCACAGCCAAACTCCAGAAAGCCAGTCACTCCCATGTGCCGGCCTCTGGCCGAGGAGCGCCACCGGACTGAACCACGCTCTGCAGGGAGGGCTGTCATGTGGCCAGGCAGCCACTCAAAGCAGCTGCATGTTCAACCAGCACTTTTCCTCcagtccagcaggaggcgacgtCCTGGCTCTCTCCGGGTCTTCGGGCCCGAGGGGGGCCGACACGTCTCAGGATCAGAGTCCTCCTCAAGGTTCCTGCTACTTCCAATGGAGCCACAGTGAGTCTGTGGTGGGCACCTCAGCCATCACTCAGGGGAACGCCAACATCAGTCCGCCCAACGTGTCCTCTTCAGAGCACACGCTCAACATTCAGCACTACCTGGAAcgccacagacagacacag GATGAAAGAGTCTCCGCTGAACGCAACGGGATGTTTGCCACGCCTGCTCGTGACGTAGCCATGTACCTGATAGAGTAG
- the LOC141781856 gene encoding aryl hydrocarbon receptor-like isoform X1 — protein MLGNTGSYANKKRKKPVLKQKKVSDGTEVVKSNPSKRHRDRLNGELDRLTDLLPFSGEVRSRLDKLSVLRLSVGYLRVKSYFKATMNTGNSSSLMFSGLNGQNGNNMDTSGFSEGDLLLQALNGFAIVVTSDGSVFYCSATIKDYLGFHQSDVVHQSVYELIHTDDRELFRQQLHFALNPSSAGADGDVVQSCVDPVMYNPEKLPPENSSFMERSFVCRFRCLLDNSSGFLALKFQGRLKYLHGQRVLNGNNNKLQLALFTIAMPVQPPTIVEIRAKMLLFQTKHKLDFSPMGVDSRGKIILGYSENELCMKGSGYQFIHAADMMYCAERHIRMIKTGETGLCVFRLLSKSSGWVWVKSNARLIFKGGRPEFIIAYQRALVNAEGEEYMRQRTLQLPFSCTTGEGLLYNTGPTVDITQFQFNKMFSNIDDMKKDVTPGSMLDSFLSQDEVAYMQTDNPLPVDQVFMDSQALVSIASDAWQDGGASAATSEPVVVKVEAKQSVMAVIDNLEKLAQDGDFCAALQNMEVGDVELKEWENALKRLSKDENQQSNVQSELDSILTNDIFDYIDSVLFKEKGEDTSPPSCLTAANDSQQDPFTQAARLSGLAEPQLFPTPSPDRTYSPMNGLYAHQQHTMNPVVAGQSLAAPMFSTQKLSHHGPLIPQADTNLPPLQQLQLQDIFSPYIELPELTVHGASAPFPSCGQAPIGHMGRPQGISAHTQSSQLLRCAQNNMQVPSMAANGQLLQSSVQRPNNIAPGVMDILPPLIPCKDFNSTSTPNIPAPFATTCLQGSGPFETHDHQVQQWPQSQQQRPPHASIVQNGHELMPACHSQTPESQSLPCAGLWPRSATGLNHALQGGLSCGQAATQSSCMFNQHFSSSPAGGDVLALSGSSGPRGADTSQDQSPPQGSCYFQWSHSESVVGTSAITQGNANISPPNVSSSEHTLNIQHYLERHRQTQQDERVSAERNGMFATPARDVAMYLIE, from the exons CGACCATGAACACTGGTAACAGCAGCAGTCTGATGTTCTCTGGATTGAACGGGCAGAATGGGAACAACATGGACACCTCAGGCTTCTCTGAGGGggacctgctgctgcag GCGCTGAACGGGTTTGCCATCGTGGTCACGTCAGACGGATCGGTGTTTTACTGCTCCGCCACCATCAAGGACTACCTTGGCTTTCATCAG TCGGATGTGGTTCACCAGAGCGTGTATGAGCTCATCCATACTGACGACCGGGAATTgttcagacagcagcttcacttcGCTCTCAACCCCTCGTCCGCTGGTGCCGATGGAGACG TCGTGCAGAGTTGTGTTGATCCAGTGATGTACAACCCTGAGAAGCTTCCCCCAGAGAACTCGTCCTTCATGGAGAGGAGCTTCGTGTGTCGCTTCCGCTGCCTCCTGGACAACTCCTCCGGCTTTCTG GCGTTGAAGTTCCAGGGGCGACTGAAGTACCTCCATGGCCAGAGGGTTTTGAATGGGAACAATAACAAACTTCAGCTGGCGCTCTTCACCATCGCTATGCCCGTCCAGCCTCCAACCATCGTGGAGATCAGAGCTAAAATGCTCCTCTTTCAAACCAAGCACAAGCTGGACTTCTCACCCATGGGCGTTGATAGCAG GGGGAAGATTATTCTGGGCTATTCAGAGAATGAACTGTGCATGAAAGGCTCCGGCTACCAATTCATCCATGCAGCTGACATGATGTACTGCGCCGAAAGACACATCCGCA TGATTAAAACAGGAGAGACCGGTCTGTGCGTGTTCAGGCTCCTGAGTAAGTCGAGTGGCTGGGTGTGGGTGAAGTCCAACGCCAGGCTGATCTTCAAAGGAGGAAGACCTGAATTCATCATCGCATATCAGAGAGCTTTAGT caACGCTGAGGGTGAGGAGTACATGCGTCAGAGGACGCTGCAGCTTCCCTTCAGCTGCACCACAGGAGAGGGCTTACTCTACAACACTGGCCCCACGGTGGACATCACACAGTTCCAGTTCAACAAAATGTTCAGCAACATTGATGACATGAAGAAGGACGTGACCCCCGGCTCTATGCTGGACAGCTTCCTGAGTCAGGACGAAGTGGCCTACATGCAGACGGACAACCCGTTACCCGTGGACCAGGTGTTCATGGACAGCCAGGCGCTGGTTAGCATCGCCAGCGACGCGTGGCAGGATGGCGGAGCTTCAGCTGCTACGAGCGAACCTGTTGTCGTGAAAGTGGAAGCCAAGCAGTCAGTGATGGCTGTGATCGACAACTTGGAGAAATTGGCTCAAGATGGCGACTTTTGCGCGGCGTTGCAGAACATGGAGGTCGGCGACGTGGAGCTGAAGGAGTGGGAAAATGCCCTCAAGAGATTAAGTAAGGATGAGAATCAGCAGAGCAACGTCCAGTCTGAGCTGGACAGCATTCTCACTAATGACATATTTGACTACATCGATAGTGTTTTGTTCAAGGAGAAGGGAGAAGACACCAGCCCTCCCAGCTGCCTCACAGCAGCCAACGACAGTCAGCAGGACCCGTTCACTCAGGCTGCCCGGCTCTCTGGACTCGCTGAGCCGCAGTTGTTTCCGACACCGAGCCCCGATCGTACTTACTCCCCAATGAACGGTCTCTACGCTCACCAGCAGCATACGATGAACCCGGTGGTTGCAGGGCAGAGCTTAGCTGCTCCGATGTTCAGCACCCAGAAACTCTCCCACCACGGCCCCCTGATTCCTCAGGCTGACACCAACCTGCCTCCTCTTCAACAGCTGCAGCTCCAGGACATTTTCAGCCCGTATATAGAGCTCCCAGAGCTCACCGTCCACGGTGCCTCGGCCCCTTTTCCATCCTGTGGGCAGGCACCTATCGGCCACATGGGCCGCCCTCAGGGGATTTCTGCACACACGCAGTCCAGCCAACTTCTGCGCTGTGCTCAGAACAATATGCAAGTTCCTTCAATGGCAGCGAACGGACAGCTGCTGCAGAGCTCTGTTCAACGACCAAACAACATAGCACCCGGCGTAATGGACATTTTGCCACCCCTGATTCCTTGCAAAGACTTTAATTCCACTAGCACACCTAATATTCCCGCTCCCTTTGCCACAACTTGTCTGCAAGGAAGCGGCCCTTTTGAAACACACGACCACCAAGTTCAGCAGTGGCCACAGAGCCAGCAGCAGAGGCCGCCTCACGCCAGCATCGTGCAGAACGGACACGAGCTGATGCCAGCGTGCCACAGCCAAACTCCAGAAAGCCAGTCACTCCCATGTGCCGGCCTCTGGCCGAGGAGCGCCACCGGACTGAACCACGCTCTGCAGGGAGGGCTGTCATGTGGCCAGGCAGCCACTCAAAGCAGCTGCATGTTCAACCAGCACTTTTCCTCcagtccagcaggaggcgacgtCCTGGCTCTCTCCGGGTCTTCGGGCCCGAGGGGGGCCGACACGTCTCAGGATCAGAGTCCTCCTCAAGGTTCCTGCTACTTCCAATGGAGCCACAGTGAGTCTGTGGTGGGCACCTCAGCCATCACTCAGGGGAACGCCAACATCAGTCCGCCCAACGTGTCCTCTTCAGAGCACACGCTCAACATTCAGCACTACCTGGAAcgccacagacagacacag CAGGATGAAAGAGTCTCCGCTGAACGCAACGGGATGTTTGCCACGCCTGCTCGTGACGTAGCCATGTACCTGATAGAGTAG